In one Hypanus sabinus isolate sHypSab1 chromosome 11, sHypSab1.hap1, whole genome shotgun sequence genomic region, the following are encoded:
- the LOC132402353 gene encoding uncharacterized protein LOC132402353, with amino-acid sequence MALVSAGGAGNFLGRAAFSGVTFESAEVTLRGLATGSSCGGLRGVHGLATGSSRARFASGWWGLQRPQGRWEIAWLDSISVVQSSLQHVSHLDRRAKGKYIATLTRYWRNSAGQAASVEMNRQSTFQAETLLQDWKGKGKTPELKDGEEEKKDSWKVIGETRWVGKIKHWSRKWTTGEREERGDLEEVICSYSLLLENEAAALIGT; translated from the exons atggcccttgtTTCCGCAGGTGGAGCAGGTAATTTcttgggccgggcagcattttcgggggtgacTTTCGaatccgcagaagtaacactgcgcggacttgcaactggcagcagctgtggtggaTTGCGGGGAGTgcacggactcgcgactggcagcagccgagctCGATTCGCCAGCGGGTggtggggtctgcagcgtccacagGGCCGGTGGGAGATTGcgtggctggacagcatcagcgttgtgcagagcagcctccagcatgtcagccatctcgatcgccgagcgaaag GTAAATATATTGCAACActcacaagatactggaggaactcagcaggtcaggcagcatcggtggaaatgaatagacagtcgacatttcaggcggagaccctgctgcaggactggaaaggaaaggggaagacgccagaactAAAAGATGGGGAAGAGGAGaagaaggatagctggaaggtgataggtgaaaccagatgggtTGGAAAGATAAAGCACTGGAGCAgaaagtggaccacaggagaaagagaagaaagagGGGATCTGGAGGAGGTAATATGCAG TTACAGCCTACTTCTGGAAAATGAGGCTGCCGCTTTGATTGGGACTTGA